Proteins encoded by one window of Arachis ipaensis cultivar K30076 chromosome B04, Araip1.1, whole genome shotgun sequence:
- the LOC107639049 gene encoding uncharacterized protein LOC107639049: MKILTPTLAQFPQFHDIDSRSAFFSLAIVVFFTALLASRSALLVSCASSRIVFCSAPPCSIFSSRHSETFALLRRGVVHIFLSSLSARLASPFKYDWDEK, encoded by the exons ATGAAAATCCTAACCCCAACCCTAGCTCAATTTCCCCAATTTCACGACATTGACTCGCGTTCTGCGTTCTTCTCTCTCGCCATCGTGGTGTTCTTCACTGCTCTGCTCGCATCGCGTTCTGCTCTGCTCGTGTCATGTGCTTCTTCTCGCATCGTGTTCTGCTCTGCTCCGCCATGTTCGATCTTCAGCTCGCGCCATTCTGAAACATTCGCTTTGCTCCGCCGTGGTGTCGTTCACATCTTCCTCTCAAGTCTCTCAG CTCGCCTCGCCTCTCCGTTTAAATATG ATTGGGACGAGAAGTAA